In Cyanobium sp. AMD-g, one genomic interval encodes:
- a CDS encoding glycosyltransferase family 2 protein has translation MRLSVVLPTFNECDNVEPMVNALLSLGDQYDLELLFVDDDSNDGTSEKVRQLAHHHDSVRLIRRVGRFGLSSAIKEGILDATGDVVVVMDSDGQHEPAAVAQAVSALLASGGDLMIGSRFHHQASIMGLSEQRERNSTWANAVARFSLPRYRHLTDYMSGFFALRPERCLPFVRQVDVNGFKFLYELLALSHGHLVVAEVPLQFQPRGAGESKLNVAVIWDLGVSILHTLLLRMVPRRAVSFALVGATGIGTHLLVFALMQQVIGLGFEQAQVVAVVCAGCSNYLINNVLTFRSQQLSGMALVFGLIRFLLVTSLGMAANVGVSSAFFRQVSPQPLLALLAGIAVDFVWKYAASSRFVWNTP, from the coding sequence ATGCGTTTGTCGGTGGTCCTGCCCACCTTCAACGAATGCGACAACGTTGAGCCCATGGTCAACGCACTGTTGTCGTTGGGTGATCAATACGATCTTGAGTTGCTGTTCGTTGACGACGATTCCAACGACGGCACCTCTGAGAAGGTCCGTCAGCTGGCCCATCACCACGACAGTGTGCGGCTGATTCGGAGGGTCGGACGCTTCGGCCTTTCCAGTGCCATCAAGGAAGGGATTCTCGATGCCACCGGTGATGTCGTGGTGGTCATGGACAGCGACGGCCAGCACGAACCCGCTGCGGTGGCGCAGGCCGTTTCCGCCCTGCTCGCCAGTGGCGGCGATCTGATGATCGGCAGCCGCTTCCACCACCAGGCCAGCATCATGGGCCTGAGCGAGCAGCGCGAGCGCAACTCCACCTGGGCCAATGCGGTGGCGCGTTTCAGCCTGCCCCGCTACCGCCATCTCACCGATTACATGAGCGGTTTCTTCGCCCTGCGTCCCGAGCGCTGCCTGCCCTTCGTTCGGCAGGTGGACGTCAACGGCTTCAAGTTTCTCTACGAATTGCTGGCCCTCAGCCACGGTCACCTGGTGGTGGCGGAGGTGCCGCTGCAATTCCAGCCCCGCGGAGCTGGAGAGTCCAAGCTCAACGTGGCGGTGATCTGGGATCTCGGCGTCTCGATCCTGCACACCCTGCTGTTGCGCATGGTGCCCCGGCGGGCCGTCAGTTTCGCCCTGGTGGGAGCCACGGGGATCGGCACCCACCTGTTGGTGTTTGCGTTGATGCAGCAGGTGATCGGACTGGGCTTCGAGCAGGCCCAGGTGGTCGCGGTGGTCTGTGCGGGCTGCTCCAACTACCTGATCAACAATGTGCTGACGTTCCGTTCCCAGCAGCTCAGCGGCATGGCGCTGGTGTTCGGTCTGATCCGCTTTCTGCTGGTCACGTCCCTGGGGATGGCGGCCAACGTCGGGGTGTCCTCCGCCTTCTTCCGCCAGGTCTCGCCTCAGCCGCTGCTGGCCCTGCTGGCGGGGATCGCCGTCGACTTCGTCTGGAAGTACGCCGCCTCCTCCCGTTTCGTCTGGAACACTCCCTAG